TCCTTGAGCAGGAGGAGAAGATGCTCAGGGAGATGGTCGACAAGATCAAGGAGGTCGGCGCGAATGTCGTCTTCGTCCAGAAGGGCATTGACGACCTCGCCCAGCACTACCTTGCCAAGTACGGCATAATGGCCGTTAGAAGGGTCAAGAAGAGCGACATGGAGAAGCTCGCCAAGGCCACCGGCGCCAAGATCGTCACCAACGTCCGCGACCTCACTCCGGAGGACCTCGGTGAGGCCGAGCTCGTCGAGCAGAGGAAGGTCGCCGGCGAGAACATGATCTTCGTCGAGGGCTGCAAGAACCCGAAGGCCGTCACAATACTCATCAGGGGCGGCACCGAGCACGTCGTTGATGAGGTCGAGAGGGCCCTTGAGGACGCCGTCAAGGTCGTCAAGGACATCGTCGAGGACGGCAAGATCGTCGCCGCCGGTGGTGCTCCGGAGATCGAGCTCGCCATCAGGCTCGACGAGTACGCGAAGGAGGTCGGCGGCAAGGAGCAGCTCGCCATCGAGGCCTTTGCCGAGGCCCTCAAGGTCATCCCGAGGACCCTCGCCGAGAACGCCGGTCTCGACCCGATCGAGACCCTCGTTAAGGTCATCGCCGCCCACAAGGAGAAGGGACCGACCATCGGTGTTGACGTCTTCGAGGGCGAGCCGGCCGACATGCTCGAGCGCGGCGTTATCGCCCCGGTCAGGGTTCCGAAGCAGGCCATCAAGAGCGCCAGCGAGGCTGCCATAATGATCCTCAGGATCGACGACGTCATCGCCGCCAGCAAGCTCGAGAAGGACAAGGAGGGCGGCAAGGGCGGTAGCGAGGATTTCGGAAGCGACCTTGACTGAAGCCCTTTGATTTCTTTTCTCTTCAAATTTGTGTTCTTATTTGAGAATCTGCTCTTCTCTGGTCAGGTAGTTCAGGGCTGTGGTTAGTGGGATGTTAAAGTCGTTTTACCTCTTCAGCTTCGCTATGAAGAAGCTGTTGCAGTCGTGCCTGTGCGTCCAGGCCCTGAAAACCTTATCCCCTATATCCAGAAAGCCCCTATCGCCCCAGCTGAAGG
This sequence is a window from Thermococcus kodakarensis KOD1. Protein-coding genes within it:
- the thsB gene encoding thermosome subunit beta, translated to MAQLAGQPVVILPEGTQRYVGRDAQRLNILAARIIAETVRTTLGPKGMDKMLVDSLGDIVITNDGATILDEMDIQHPAAKMMVEVAKTQDKEAGDGTTTAVVIAGELLRKAEELLDQNIHPSIIIKGYALAAEKAQEILDEIAKDVDVEDREILKKAAVTSITGKAAEEEREYLAEIAVEAVKQVAEKVGETYKVDLDNIKFEKKEGGSVKDTQLIKGVVIDKEVVHPGMPKRVEGAKIALINEALEVKETETDAEIRITSPEQLQAFLEQEEKMLREMVDKIKEVGANVVFVQKGIDDLAQHYLAKYGIMAVRRVKKSDMEKLAKATGAKIVTNVRDLTPEDLGEAELVEQRKVAGENMIFVEGCKNPKAVTILIRGGTEHVVDEVERALEDAVKVVKDIVEDGKIVAAGGAPEIELAIRLDEYAKEVGGKEQLAIEAFAEALKVIPRTLAENAGLDPIETLVKVIAAHKEKGPTIGVDVFEGEPADMLERGVIAPVRVPKQAIKSASEAAIMILRIDDVIAASKLEKDKEGGKGGSEDFGSDLD